The following nucleotide sequence is from Oenanthe melanoleuca isolate GR-GAL-2019-014 unplaced genomic scaffold, OMel1.0 S329, whole genome shotgun sequence.
cagggatgctccagccccaaaccctcacCCCAAATCTTCCCCTGCTCATGCCCTGCTGCTCCaacatcccccaaaattccagcagcCCGAGGAACAGAAACCCCGAAATTCGGGGCTCGTCTTTCTGCAGCTCGGGGCTGTTTCCCAGCAATACAGAAATTTATAATACACAGATTTGTATCTTTAATTCCATGGCTTTGAGTTCCACACAGTcaacaggaggaggaggaagaacaaaggagaggggatggagaagAGGGGGAACAATTTGGGGctgctttggttttatttcctgctggGCTTTGGGGTTCCGGGGATTCGGAGGAGTCGGGGCCACCCTCGGGGGCCGGTAAGGCTGTGGataaatccaggaaaaatccaggataaacCCAGGAGGAGCCAGCCCCAGAGAGCAGAGTGCAATTAGAAGGGTTAATTAATGACGGGGTAATTAATACTGCGGAGGGGAGGGGGGCACGGACAGGGgaggggatgtggggctggagaggctccgCCGCCTTCCCAAAactttcctgctgctcccgGCACGTTCGATCCCGAGAAAAAAGTCCTGGGAACAGCGAATCCCAGAGCAAGGCTCGGGGCGGGGTGGAGCTGGGATTTCCCATCcggaattcccagtgggatcagGGATTTCCCATCCAGAATTCCCCGTGGGATCAAGGATTCCCCATCCAGAATTCCCGGTGGGATTAAGGATATCCCATCCAGAATTCCCGGTGGGATTAAGGATTTCCCACCcagaattcccagtgggatcagggatttcccatccagaattcccagtgggattaAGGATTCCCCATCCAGAATTCCCGGTGGGATCAGGGATTTCCCATCCAGAATTCCCGGTGGGATCAGGGATTTCCCAGCCCGAATTCCCGGTGGGAtcaggaagggaggaggagcccagggccaggcaggcCAGGGGGAGGATGGCAGGAGCCAGGACGTGCCCACCCCACGGGGAGCCACAGCTTCTGAATTTTTAGGAATTCTTTCTCGAGGtcaaaagggaaaaggagcaaCAACTCCACCAGAAAATCCCCGTCGGTGGGAGAAGGTGAAGGGTCCGGCTGTGGCCGCAGGGTCCGGTTTAGCCCCAGGGTCCAGTTTTGGCTGCAAGGTTCAGTTTTAGCTGCAGGGTCCAGATTTGGCTGCAGGATCCGGTTTTGGCTCCAGGGACCAAATTTGGCTCCAGAATCCGGTTTTGGCTCCAGGGTCCGGTTTTGGCTGCAGGATCCGGTTTAGCTCCAGGATCTGGTTTAGCTCCAGGATCCGGTTTTGGCTGCAGGGTCCGGTTTAGCTCCAGGGTCCGGTTTAGCTCCAGGGTCCGGTTTTGGCTCCAGGATCTGGTTTTGGCTGCAGGATCCGGTTTAGCTCCAGGATCCGGTTTAGCTCCAGGATCCGGTTTTGGCTGCAGGATCCGGTTTAGCTCCAGGGTCCGGTTTAGCTCCAGGATCCGGTTTAGCTCCAGGGTCCGGTTTAGCTCCAGAGTCCGGTTTAGCTCCAGGGTCCGGTTTAGCTCCAGGGTCCGGTTTTGGCTGCAGGATCCGGTTTAGCTCCAGGATCCGGTTTAGCTCCAGGATCCGGTTTAGCCCCAGGGTCCGGTTTAGCTCCAGGGTCCGGTTTAGCCCCAGGGTCCGGTTTCTCTCCGGTTTTGCCCCCGCAGCTCAGCAGGGCCGGGCGCCTGCAGAAAGTGCTTCATTCCGGGGGAGCAGCGCTGGCAAAGGCAGGAGAACATCGCAGCAGCGATGCCAAGCGAGCAGCGCTGAGCGGGGAGCCGCgaatcccaaaccccaaaccccgaATCCCAAAATCCCGAAATCCCTCAGCATTTCCTCCTGAGCGTCTCCTGCAGGTACCGCGCCACCTCCGTGGCCGACTCCCACGGCACCACGGCGGCCTGGAACGCCCCGGGCTGCTTCTCCTGGCTCTCCTGGATCAGCCTGTGCATGGGATATCCCTTCCTGGGAAAAGCCACGTCGGCCGCCGTCAGAATCCCGGCGGGACAGAAATCATTGGCTCCATCCCCCACGTAAAACACGCGCTGGAACTCCGCGTCCTCCCGCGCCCGCTGCTGCAGGTACTCGCTGAGAATCTTCCTCTTGCACATGTTGGCCGGGCACCGCGGGCACTGGTGGCTGTGGTACGGCCCCAGCGTCAGGAAGCCGCGGCGGTCGATGCTGGCCGGGTTGCTGAAGATTTTTCGGAAGAGCGAGcgcagccccgccgcccgcAGCTTGGCCTCGATGCCGAAGGTGTTGGCGTCggagagcagcaccagctcgAAGAGCTCGTGGTGCTTGGAGAGGAACTGGAAGAGCTCGGCCATgcccggggacagcgggatGTTCTCGTAGACGGCTCGGAAGTCGGCGGGGCGAACGCCCTGCTcgcccagccagcccagcacccgCTGCATGTGCTCGTTGTAGGCGCCGCCGCGGGGGCTCTGCCGCAGCGGCTcgggcagcgcccggccccgcaccACCGAGTCGTCGCTGTTCTCGTCCACGATCGTCTCGTCGAAGTCGAACACCAGCAGGAagcgcggcgggggcggcccggcCATGCCCACACCCTGCGGGGGCGGGAGGGTGATGGGGTGTGGGGCACGGATCCTGCCGGTATTGGGGTGTGGGGCACCGACCCCAGCGGTATTGGGGTGTGGGGCACCGACCCTGCCGGTATTGGGGTGTGGGGCACGGATCCTGCCGGTATTGGGGTGTGGGGCTCGAACCCCAGCGGTATTGGGGTGTGTGAGCACCGACCCTGCCGGTATCGGGGTGTGGGGCACCGACCCTGCCGGTATTGGGGTGTGTGAGCACCGACCCCAGCGGTATTGGGGTGTGGGGCACCGACCCTGCCGGTATTGGGGTGTGGGGCACGGATCCTGCCGGTATTGGGGTGTGGGGCTCGAACCCCAGCGGTATTGGGGTGTGTGAGCACCGACCCTGCCGGTATTGGGGTGTGGGGCACCGACCCCAGCGGTATTGGGGTGTGGGGCACCGACCCTGCCGGTATTGGGGTGTGTGAGCACCGACCCTGCCGGTATTGGGGTGTGGGGCACCGACCCTGCCGGTATTGGGGTGTGGGGCACGGTCCCCAGCGGTATTGGGGTGTGGGGCCCGGATCCTGCCGGTATTGGGGTGTGGGGCACCGACCCCAGCGATATTGGGGTGTGGGGGCttcagccaggcaggagagatTCCGCTGTTATTGGGGTGTGGGGCACAGATCCTGCTGTTATTGGGGTTTGGAGTCACTGACCCCGCTGTTATTGGGGTGTGGGGCTCTGACCCCATTTTTATTGGGGTGTGGGGCACAGATCCCGCTGTTATTGGGGTTTGGAGTCACTGACCCCACT
It contains:
- the PHOSPHO1 gene encoding phosphoethanolamine/phosphocholine phosphatase encodes the protein MRRCCQAVGLPCLFKGVGMAGPPPPRFLLVFDFDETIVDENSDDSVVRGRALPEPLRQSPRGGAYNEHMQRVLGWLGEQGVRPADFRAVYENIPLSPGMAELFQFLSKHHELFELVLLSDANTFGIEAKLRAAGLRSLFRKIFSNPASIDRRGFLTLGPYHSHQCPRCPANMCKRKILSEYLQQRAREDAEFQRVFYVGDGANDFCPAGILTAADVAFPRKGYPMHRLIQESQEKQPGAFQAAVVPWESATEVARYLQETLRRKC